A genomic window from Candidatus Tumulicola sp. includes:
- a CDS encoding class I SAM-dependent methyltransferase → MEPNKFSNVYDDSARAEAYAKLDFPGTYYLAYRDLPAIISEHVHGRKAIDFGCGAGRSTRFLRALGFDVVSVDISEPMLARARDRDPQGDYRLVSDGDLTGLAAEAYDLVLSAFTFDNIPTIEKKTTLFQGLRRLLSLDGRIVSVVSSPEIYVNEWTSFSTEDFPENRAARCGDKVRIVMLDVEDRRPVEDILWTDEGYREVYERSGLKPIKVYRPLGDRGEAYAWVRETAIAPWVIYVLGRIS, encoded by the coding sequence ATGGAACCTAACAAGTTCTCTAACGTCTACGATGATAGCGCGCGTGCAGAAGCCTACGCGAAGCTTGACTTCCCCGGCACCTACTACCTGGCGTACCGGGACCTGCCCGCGATTATCAGCGAGCACGTCCACGGCAGGAAGGCCATTGACTTCGGGTGCGGGGCCGGTCGTTCCACGCGGTTCTTGCGCGCGCTGGGTTTTGATGTGGTAAGCGTCGACATCTCGGAGCCCATGCTCGCACGAGCCCGCGACCGCGACCCACAAGGGGATTATCGTTTGGTCTCGGACGGTGACCTCACCGGCCTAGCTGCCGAGGCCTATGACTTGGTTTTGTCAGCATTCACCTTCGACAACATCCCCACGATCGAAAAGAAAACCACGCTCTTCCAAGGCCTGAGGCGTTTACTGAGCCTGGACGGGAGAATCGTGAGTGTGGTGTCGTCCCCCGAGATCTACGTGAACGAGTGGACGTCGTTCTCCACTGAAGACTTTCCTGAGAACCGGGCCGCTCGATGCGGCGATAAAGTTCGGATCGTGATGCTCGATGTCGAGGACAGGCGACCAGTGGAAGATATCCTCTGGACGGACGAAGGTTACCGCGAGGTGTACGAGCGTTCGGGTCTGAAGCCGATCAAGGTATACAGACCCTTGGGGGATCGCGGCGAGGCGTATGCATGGGTGCGTGAAACCGCAATCGCCCCCTGGGTGATCTACGTCTTGGGGCGCATTTCATAG
- a CDS encoding DUF5069 domain-containing protein, whose amino-acid sequence MPTDFRDGKTFPRRGREALGDFLWLARVFDKARAKQNSTQDGYIYPCPMDRAMMQRWGISPREFTTAVGQHSSDDEILAWASERATPERIQTANSWLLRQGVALDRHDAEEGVPGAVAPATPRQEIILGLAVAALTLLVAWLARLLHH is encoded by the coding sequence GTGCCGACTGACTTTCGAGATGGAAAGACCTTCCCAAGGCGGGGCCGAGAGGCTCTTGGCGATTTCTTGTGGCTGGCCCGCGTCTTCGACAAGGCGCGCGCAAAGCAGAACAGCACGCAGGACGGCTACATCTATCCGTGCCCAATGGATCGCGCGATGATGCAACGCTGGGGCATCAGCCCGCGCGAGTTCACCACCGCCGTCGGCCAGCACTCAAGCGACGACGAAATCCTTGCGTGGGCATCCGAGCGCGCCACACCGGAGCGCATCCAGACTGCCAACTCGTGGTTGTTGCGCCAAGGGGTCGCCCTGGATCGACATGATGCGGAGGAAGGCGTGCCGGGGGCGGTCGCGCCTGCAACGCCGCGGCAGGAAATCATCCTCGGTCTTGCCGTCGCGGCGCTAACGTTGTTGGTCGCTTGGCTCGCCCGCTTGCTGCACCACTAG
- a CDS encoding aldo/keto reductase codes for MLSTRTLGTQGLTVSALGLGCMGMSQSYGSPEERDELESIATIHRAIELGVTFFDTAEAYGPYTNEELLARALQGRRDKVVIATKFGFRFGEEGITGLDSRPDRVREAVDGSLRRLATDRIDLLYQHRVDPAVPIEETVGAMAELVREGKVRFLGLSEAGEKTIRRAHAVHSISALQSEYSLWERNLEPRIIPLLRELGIGLVPFAPLGRGFLAGSVKRAEDYPEGDFRRNDPRYQGANFDANMRAAAAVRELASRKGVTPGQIALAWLLHKGSDVVPIPGTKRRRYLEENVGAAALTLTSEDMAALDAALSPEKVAGPRYSERQMAQVDR; via the coding sequence ATGTTGAGCACCCGCACACTTGGTACACAAGGTCTCACTGTGTCCGCTCTCGGTCTTGGCTGTATGGGCATGAGTCAGTCCTACGGTAGTCCGGAAGAGCGCGATGAGCTCGAATCTATCGCGACGATTCACCGTGCGATCGAGCTTGGTGTGACGTTCTTCGACACGGCTGAAGCATACGGACCGTATACAAACGAGGAACTGTTGGCTCGCGCGCTGCAGGGCCGGCGAGACAAGGTCGTTATCGCGACGAAGTTCGGCTTCCGGTTCGGCGAAGAAGGCATTACCGGCCTGGACAGCCGGCCCGACCGCGTGCGCGAGGCAGTCGACGGTTCGCTCCGGCGGCTCGCCACCGATCGCATCGACCTCTTGTATCAGCATCGTGTGGACCCGGCAGTTCCCATCGAGGAAACGGTAGGTGCGATGGCCGAGCTCGTGCGGGAGGGCAAGGTGCGTTTCCTTGGCCTATCGGAGGCGGGTGAGAAGACGATCCGGCGCGCACACGCCGTGCACTCCATCTCCGCGCTGCAGAGCGAATACTCCCTGTGGGAGCGCAACCTCGAACCGCGCATCATTCCACTCTTGCGTGAACTCGGCATCGGCCTCGTCCCCTTCGCGCCACTCGGGCGTGGTTTTCTTGCGGGTTCTGTAAAGCGTGCGGAGGACTATCCAGAGGGCGATTTCCGCCGCAACGACCCGCGCTACCAAGGTGCGAATTTCGACGCGAACATGCGCGCCGCGGCGGCCGTGCGTGAGCTCGCATCGCGAAAGGGCGTGACCCCCGGGCAGATCGCACTTGCGTGGCTGCTGCACAAGGGTTCGGATGTCGTGCCCATTCCCGGAACGAAGCGGCGACGCTATTTGGAGGAGAACGTCGGCGCAGCAGCCCTGACGCTGACGTCTGAAGACATGGCCGCACTCGACGCTGCTCTATCGCCTGAGAAGGTGGCCGGCCCGCGCTACAGTGAGCGCCAAATGGCTCAAGTGGACCGCTAA
- a CDS encoding SDR family NAD(P)-dependent oxidoreductase: MINKQIWFITGAGRGMGVDIAKAALAAGHAVVATGRNSKRVSSALGVHDDLLAVKLDVTSLDDAKDAARAAVDRFGRIDVLVNNAGNFYAGFFEEITPADFRSQVETTMFGPMNVTRAVLPVMRAQRSGLVMAISSTAGIVGQEFCTAYAASKFGVEGWIESLAPEVAPFGIHTMLVEPGFFRTELLTPESTNYAKPSINDYAERTKQTVAAWNSMNGKQGGDPAKLANALVQLASQGQPPLRFAAGADAVSAVEKKANDLLAQVDAHRELSSKLALHDA; this comes from the coding sequence ATGATTAACAAGCAGATCTGGTTCATTACTGGAGCAGGCCGCGGTATGGGCGTCGACATCGCTAAGGCCGCCCTGGCCGCCGGCCACGCAGTCGTCGCCACCGGACGCAACTCCAAGCGGGTCAGCTCCGCGCTCGGAGTCCACGACGACCTCCTGGCCGTCAAGCTCGACGTCACCAGCCTCGACGACGCCAAGGACGCCGCGCGCGCCGCCGTCGACCGGTTCGGCCGGATCGACGTCCTCGTCAACAACGCGGGCAACTTCTACGCCGGGTTCTTCGAGGAGATCACACCGGCGGACTTCCGGTCACAGGTCGAGACCACCATGTTTGGCCCGATGAACGTCACCCGCGCGGTACTTCCTGTCATGCGCGCCCAGCGCTCAGGCCTCGTCATGGCGATCTCCTCGACCGCTGGCATCGTGGGCCAGGAGTTCTGCACCGCTTATGCCGCCTCGAAGTTCGGGGTGGAGGGTTGGATCGAATCGCTGGCCCCCGAGGTCGCGCCCTTTGGCATCCACACGATGCTCGTCGAGCCCGGCTTCTTCCGCACCGAGCTGCTCACGCCGGAATCGACGAACTACGCCAAGCCCTCGATCAACGACTACGCCGAGCGCACCAAGCAGACCGTCGCTGCCTGGAACAGCATGAATGGCAAGCAGGGAGGCGACCCCGCAAAGCTCGCCAACGCGCTGGTCCAGCTCGCAAGCCAGGGCCAGCCGCCTCTGCGCTTCGCGGCCGGCGCCGACGCCGTGTCGGCCGTTGAGAAGAAAGCAAACGATCTCCTTGCCCAGGTGGACGCCCACCGTGAGCTGTCCAGCAAACTCGCCCTCCATGACGCCTGA